A stretch of the Nicotiana tabacum cultivar K326 chromosome 6, ASM71507v2, whole genome shotgun sequence genome encodes the following:
- the LOC107823009 gene encoding putative receptor-like protein kinase At5g61350 codes for MRGRKHYFVIFAFLVLFFANIATSTSKGKFTPADTYLINCGSPDTTLLDDGRTFKSDPQSASYLSTDQTILASVKSLQEKVSFSSESLLYQTARIFESESMYRFLVFQPGRHWVRLYFYPLSHPNYSLTSAMFSVSCDSIVLLHDFSVKDTSKTVFKEYLINITSSQFTLKFSPQKKSFAFINAIEFVSAPDDLIPDSAAAVSPVGDFNGLSQFAFEVSYRLNIGGSIVTPKNDTLWRTWLPDDQYMVFPQGAQNVSVPPETIKYPDGGATPLIAPRWVYATADRMADAGVANSNFMLTWEMNVDPSFSYLIRMHFCDIVSQGLNELYFNVYINEIAGVSSLDLSTLTSDLATPYYKDFVLNATAITNGSIIVQVGPAADVLSSLPNAILNGLEVMKISNMEGSLDGLFSSGGTNAGLVPKSRSMRIAAAFGLAMGVTAIVLLVMGIVRWRRKPKNGWERQKTFSSWLPLNASYCSFMSSKSKTCSTIISSGLNFGRLFTFNEIKIATKNFDEKAVIGVGGFGKVYLGELEDGIKLAIKRGNPSSSQGINEFRTEIELLSKLRHRHLVSLIGYCDEQSEMILVYEYMSNGPLRDHIYGSTLPTLSWRQRLEICIGAARGLHYLHTGSTQGIIHRDIKTTNILLDENFVAKMADFGLSKTGPSLEQTHVSTAVKGSFGYLDPEYFRRQQLTEKSDVYSFGVVLFEVLCARPALDPALPREQVNLAEWAMQQHRKGSLEKIIDPNLAGTIRPEALRKYVEAAEKCLAEYGVDRPTMGDVLWNLEYALQLEGASPQTDLPVENENENSKPSSSEQPGTNPKANKEDQLININDDSGVVVGSPMFLEDFQGR; via the coding sequence ATGAGAGGAAGAAAACACTATTTTGTCATTTTTGCTTTTCTTGTACTGTTTTTTGCAAATATAGCCACTTCAACTTCTAAAGGAAAATTTACACCAGCTGATACTTATCTGATCAATTGTGGATCCCCTGATACCACATTGCTTGATGATGGAAGGACTTTTAAGTCTGATCCTCAATCTGCTTCTTACTTGTCTACTGATCAGACTATTTTAGCTTCTGTTAAATCTTTACAAGAAAAGGTTTCTTTTTCATCTGAATCTTTGTTGTATCAAACAGCAAGAATATTTGAAAGTGAATCTATGTATAGATTTCTTGTTTTTCAACCGGGCAGACATTGGGTGCGTTTGTATTTTTATCCTCTTTCACATCCAAATTACAGTCTAACAAGTGCTATGTTCAGTGTTTCTTGTGATAGTATTGTTTTACTACATGATTTTTCAGTGAAGGATACTAGTAAAACAGTGTTCAAAGAGTATCTTATTAATATTACTTCATCTCAATTTACCCTCAAATTTTCACCTCAGAAGAAATCTTTTGCGTTTATCAATGCTATTGAGTTTGTCTCAGCACCAGATGATCTCATTCCTGATTCAGCTGCTGCAGTTTCCCCTGTTGGTGATTTCAATGGCTTGTCTCAGTTCGCGTTTGAAGTAAGTTATCGGCTAAATATTGGAGGATCAATTGTCACACCTAAAAATGATACATTGTGGAGGACATGGTTGCCTGATGATCAGTACATGGTATTTCCACAAGGAGCTCAAAATGTGTCGGTTCCTCCTGAGACGATCAAATATCCGGATGGAGGTGCAACGCCTTTGATTGCTCCACGTTGGGTTTATGCAACGGCTGATAGGATGGCTGATGCTGGGGTTGCAAACTCGAATTTTATGCTAACGTGGGAGATGAACGTTGATCCGAGTTTTTCTTACTTGATCAGAATGCATTTCTGTGATATTGTGAGCCAAGGCCTAAATGAGTTGTACTTCAATGTCTATATTAATGAGATAGCGGGGGTTTCTAGTCTTGACCTCTCAACACTCACTTCAGATTTGGCCACCCCTTATTACAAAGACTTTGTGCTCAATGCCACAGCCATAACCAACGGCTCAATCATCGTGCAGGTGGGGCCAGCGGCTGATGTTCTGTCTAGCCTCCCAAATGCCATCCTCAATGGGTTAGAGGTCATGAAGATAAGCAACATGGAGGGAAGTTTAGATGGGCTGTTCTCATCTGGTGGAACGAATGCAGGCCTAGTGCCAAAATCTCGCAGTATGAGAATTGCTGCTGCTTTTGGATTGGCAATGGGGGTTACAGCAATAGTACTGCTTGTAATGGGCATTGTTAGGTGGCGAAGGAAACCAAAAAATGGTTGGGAGAGGCAGAAGACATTCTCCTCTTGGCTTCCTCTCAATGCCAGTTACTGTAGTTTCATGTCAAGCAAGAGCAAGACTTGTTCAACAATCATATCCTCTGGCCTCAACTTTGGCCGCCTTTTCACTTTCAATGAAATCAAGATTGCAACAAAAAACTTTGATGAAAAGGCAGTCATTGGTGTTGGAGGCTTCGGAAAAGTCTACCTTGGTGAATTGGAAGATGGAATAAAACTCGCCATAAAACGAGGAAATCCATCATCCTCACAAGGTATAAATGAATTCAGAACTGAAATTGAGTTGCTATCCAAGCTTAGGCATAGACATCTTGTTTCACTCATTGGGTATTGCGACGAACAATCAGAAATGATTCTTGTCTATGAGTACATGTCTAATGGTCCTCTTCGCGACCACATTTATGGTTCCACTTTGCCAACTCTATCATGGAGACAAAGGCTCGAAATTTGCATAGGAGCTGCTCGAGGACTACATTACCTTCACACTGGATCAACTCAAGGAATAATACACCGCGATATAAAAACCACAAACATCCTCCTGGATGAGAACTTTGTCGCAAAGATGGCTGATTTTGGCTTGTCAAAAACCGGTCCTTCACTGGAGCAAACACACGTTAGCACAGCAGTGAAGGGTAGTTTTGGTTACCTTGATCCTGAGTACTTCAGAAGACAACAACTAACAGAAAAATCTGATGTTTACTCATTTGGGGTAGTCCTATTTGAGGTATTATGTGCAAGGCCAGCACTTGATCCAGCATTGCCAAGAGAACAAGTAAATTTAGCAGAGTGGGCAATGCAGCAGCACAGAAAGGGTTCTCTTGAGAAGATCATAGACCCTAATCTTGCAGGAACCATTAGGCCCGAGGCGTTAAGGAAATACGTGGAAGCTGCAGAGAAATGTTTGGCAGAATATGGGGTTGACAGGCCTACAATGGGAGATGTTTTGTGGAACTTAGAGTATGCTTTACAACTTGAAGGAGCATCACCACAGACTGATCTTCCAGTGGAAAATGAGAACGAAAATTCAAAGCCAAGTTCTTCAGAACAACCTGGGACAAATCCGAAGGCCAATAAAGAAGATCAGCTAATTAACATCAATGATGATTCTGGAGTGGTGGTTGGTTCTCCTATGTTCTTAGAAGATTTTCAAGGAAGATAA